A part of Onthophagus taurus isolate NC chromosome 7, IU_Otau_3.0, whole genome shotgun sequence genomic DNA contains:
- the LOC111416014 gene encoding tubulin alpha-1 chain-like, whose translation MREVISCHLGQAGVQIGNACWELYCLEHGIQPDGQMPSDKTVGGGDDSFNTFFSETGAGKHVPRAVFVDLEPTVVDEVRTGTYRQLFHPEQLITGKEDAANNYARGHYTVGKEIVDLVLDRIRKLADQCTGLQGFLIFHSFGGGTGSGFTSLLMERLSVDYGKKSKLEFAVYPAPQIATAVVEPYNAVLTTHTTLEHSDAAFMVDNEAIYDICRRNLDIERPTYTNLNRLLAQIVSSLTASLRFDGALNVDLTEFQTNLVPYPRIHFPLATYAPIISAEKAYHEQLSVVEITNACFEPANQMVKCDPRHGKYMACCVIYRGDVVPKDVNAAIGTIKTKRTIQFVDWCPTGFKVGINYQPPTVVPGGDLAKVQRAVCMLSNTTAIAEAWARLDHKFDLMYAKRAFVHWYVGEGMEEGEFTEAREDMAALEKDFEEIGMDSGEGEGEGGEEF comes from the exons ATG CGTGAGGTTATCTCTTGTCATCTTGGACAAGCTGGTGTCCAGATTGGTAACGCTTGTTGGGAATTGTACTGTTTAGAACATGGTATTCAACCAGATGGCCAAATGCCATCTGATAAAACGGTCGGTGGAGGAGACGACAGCTTTAATACGTTTTTCAGCGAAACAGGTGCTGGAAAACATGTCCCCAGGGCAGTTTTTGTGGATCTAGAACCAACGGTTGTGGATGAAGTCCGAACAGGAACCTATCGACAGCTTTTCCACCCAGAACAGTTAATAACCGGTAAAGAAGATGCTGCTAATAATTATGCCCGCGGACACTACACAGTTGGGAAAGAAATTGTAGATTTGGTGTTGGATCGTATTCGCAAACTGGCCGATCAGTGTACGGGACTGCAAggttttttgatatttcactCATTTGGTGGTGGAACAGGATCCGGTTTCACATCTCTTCTAATGGAACGTCTATCTGTTGACTACGGAAAGAAATCCAAACTGGAATTCGCTGTTTACCCGGCTCCTCAAATTGCTACTGCCGTCGTGGAACCATACAACGCAGTCTTAACCACCCATACTACATTGGAACACTCAGATGCCGCCTTTATGGTGGATAATGAAGCAATTTACGATATTTGCCGCCGTAATTTGGATATAGAACGACCAACTTACACCAACTTGAACAGACTGTTGGCTCAAATTGTTTCTTCTCTGACTGCATCTTTAAGATTCGACGGTGCATTGAACGTAGATCTAACAGAATTTCAAACCAACTTGGTCCCTTACCCACGAATTCATTTTCCTTTAGCTACATACGCTCCTATTATATCGGCAGAAAAAGCTTACCACGAACAACTTTCGGTTGTTGAAATTACCAACGCCTGTTTTGAACCAGCCAATCAAATGGTTAAATGCGATCCCAGACACGGAAAATACATGGCATGTTGTGTAATTTATCGTGGGGACGTGGTTCCGAAAGATGTTAATGCTGCTATTGGAACtattaaaacgaaaagaacAATTCAATTTGTGGATTGGTGTCCAACTGGATTTAAAGTTGGCATCAATTATCAACCACCAACGGTTGTTCCGGGTGGCGATTTAGCTAAAGTGCAACGAGCGGTTTGCATGTTGTCAAACACCACAGCTATTGCTGAAGCCTGGGCTCGTTTGGATCACAAATTCGATCTAATGTATGCTAAGCGAGCTTTTGTACATTGGTACGTGGGTGAAGGTATGGAAGAAGGTGAATTTACTGAAGCACGTGAAGACATGGCGGCTTTAGAGAaagattttgaagaaattggTATGGATTCGGGTGAAGGTGAAGGTGAAGGAGGcgaagaattttaa